A genomic segment from Blastococcus sp. PRF04-17 encodes:
- a CDS encoding alpha/beta fold hydrolase: protein MPGELLRVDVGDLTFDVRADGPEDGRPVLLLHGFPETSASWASVTPLLTQAGLRTYAPDQLGYSPGARPAEVAAYSAQNLAQVTVDLMTALEIPVADVVGHDWGANVAWTLAAWHSDRVRSLTAVSVPHPAAYTVAYRTDPEQRERSGYIRLFWQAGKAEEALLEDDARRLRRMLSGGEHASGIPAEAIDEYVAVLSAPGALTAALNWYRAMSSDVRVDRIEVPTTYVWSDGDAAIGRTAAEACANYVTGDYRFVELPGVTHWIPEQAPEPLVSAILDRIAST from the coding sequence CCGGTGAGCTGCTGCGCGTCGACGTCGGCGACCTGACCTTCGACGTCCGGGCCGACGGTCCCGAGGACGGACGGCCGGTCCTGCTGCTGCACGGCTTCCCCGAGACGTCGGCGTCCTGGGCGTCGGTGACCCCGCTGCTCACCCAGGCGGGGCTGCGCACCTACGCCCCCGACCAGCTCGGCTACTCCCCCGGCGCCCGCCCCGCGGAGGTGGCGGCGTACTCGGCGCAGAACCTCGCGCAGGTCACCGTGGACCTGATGACGGCGCTGGAGATCCCCGTCGCCGACGTGGTCGGGCACGACTGGGGCGCGAACGTCGCCTGGACGCTGGCCGCCTGGCACTCCGATCGGGTGCGCTCGCTGACGGCGGTGTCGGTGCCGCACCCCGCGGCGTACACCGTGGCCTACCGGACGGACCCCGAGCAAAGGGAGCGCTCGGGCTACATCCGGCTGTTCTGGCAGGCGGGCAAGGCCGAGGAGGCGCTGCTCGAGGACGACGCCCGGAGGCTGCGCCGGATGCTGTCCGGGGGCGAGCACGCCAGCGGCATCCCGGCCGAGGCGATCGACGAGTACGTGGCCGTGCTGTCGGCGCCGGGTGCCCTGACCGCGGCGCTGAACTGGTACCGGGCGATGAGCTCCGACGTGCGGGTCGACCGGATCGAGGTCCCGACCACCTACGTGTGGAGCGACGGCGACGCGGCGATCGGCCGGACCGCCGCGGAGGCCTGCGCCAACTACGTGACGGGCGACTACCGGTTCGTGGAGCTGCCCGGGGTGACGCACTGGATCCCCGAGCAGGCACCCGAGCCGCTGGTCTCGGCAATCCTGGACCGCATCGCGTCGACCTGA